One window of Erwinia aphidicola genomic DNA carries:
- the prfC gene encoding peptide chain release factor 3, with amino-acid sequence MSNAPFMQEVARRRTFAIISHPDAGKTTITEKVLLFGQAIQTAGTVKGRGSNQHAKSDWMEMEKQRGISITTSVMQFPYRDSLVNLLDTPGHEDFSEDTYRTLTAVDCCLMVIDAAKGVEDRTRKLMEVTRLRDTPILTFMNKLDRDIRDPMEVMDEVESELKIACAPITWPIGCGKLFKGVYHLYKNETYLYQTGKGHTIQEVRVVKGLDNPELDAAIGEDLAGQLRDELELVQGASHEFDRELFLAGQLTPVFFGTALGNFGVDHMLDGLVEWAPSPMPRDTDLRTVTAADEKFTGFVFKIQANMDPKHRDRVAFMRVVSGKYEKGMKLRQVRTGKDVTIADALTFMAGDRSHVEEAYPGDIIGLHNHGTIQIGDTFTQGENMKFTGIPNFAPELFRRIRLRDPLKQKQLLKGLVQLSEEGAVQVFRPVHNNDLIVGAVGVLQFDVVVARLKSEYNVEAIYEAINVSTARWVECSDAKKFDEFQRKNEVNLALDGGDNLTYIAPTMVNLNITQERYPDVVFRKTREH; translated from the coding sequence ATGTCAAATGCACCCTTTATGCAAGAGGTGGCTCGCCGCCGCACTTTTGCCATCATCTCGCACCCGGATGCCGGTAAAACCACCATCACTGAAAAAGTGCTGCTGTTCGGACAGGCGATCCAGACCGCCGGTACGGTAAAAGGCCGCGGCTCCAACCAGCACGCCAAGTCCGACTGGATGGAGATGGAAAAACAGCGTGGTATCTCCATTACTACCTCGGTGATGCAGTTCCCCTATCGCGATAGCCTGGTCAACCTGCTGGACACTCCGGGGCACGAAGACTTCTCCGAAGATACTTACCGTACTCTGACGGCGGTGGACTGCTGTCTGATGGTGATCGACGCCGCGAAAGGCGTTGAGGATCGTACCCGTAAGCTGATGGAAGTGACCCGTCTGCGCGACACGCCGATCCTGACCTTTATGAACAAGCTCGACCGTGACATCCGCGACCCAATGGAAGTGATGGACGAAGTTGAGAGCGAACTGAAAATCGCCTGTGCGCCAATCACCTGGCCAATCGGCTGCGGCAAGCTGTTTAAGGGCGTTTACCACCTGTATAAAAATGAAACCTACCTGTACCAGACCGGTAAGGGTCATACCATTCAGGAAGTGCGCGTGGTTAAAGGGCTGGATAACCCGGAGCTGGACGCCGCCATCGGTGAAGATCTCGCCGGGCAGCTGCGCGATGAGCTGGAGCTAGTGCAGGGCGCATCGCACGAGTTTGACCGCGAGCTGTTCCTGGCAGGCCAGCTGACCCCGGTGTTCTTCGGGACTGCGCTGGGTAACTTTGGCGTTGACCATATGCTCGACGGGCTGGTTGAGTGGGCGCCATCGCCGATGCCGCGCGATACCGATCTGCGCACCGTCACCGCTGCCGATGAGAAATTTACCGGCTTCGTGTTTAAGATTCAGGCCAACATGGACCCGAAACACCGCGACCGCGTGGCGTTTATGCGCGTGGTGTCCGGTAAATATGAAAAAGGCATGAAGCTGCGCCAGGTGCGCACCGGTAAAGATGTCACCATCGCCGACGCGCTGACCTTTATGGCCGGTGACCGTTCGCACGTGGAAGAGGCCTATCCGGGCGATATTATTGGCCTGCACAACCACGGCACCATCCAGATCGGCGACACCTTTACCCAGGGTGAGAACATGAAGTTCACCGGTATTCCGAACTTCGCCCCGGAGCTGTTCCGCCGCATCCGCCTGCGCGACCCGCTGAAGCAGAAACAGCTGCTGAAAGGGCTGGTGCAGCTGTCTGAAGAGGGCGCCGTGCAGGTGTTCCGTCCGGTCCACAACAACGATCTGATCGTGGGCGCGGTGGGTGTCCTGCAGTTCGACGTGGTGGTTGCGCGCCTGAAAAGCGAATACAACGTGGAAGCGATCTACGAAGCGATTAACGTCTCTACCGCCCGCTGGGTAGAGTGCAGCGACGCGAAGAAGTTTGATGAGTTCCAGCGTAAGAATGAAGTTAACCTGGCGCTCGACGGCGGCGATAACCTGACCTACATCGCGCCAACCATGGTGAACCTCAACATTACCCAGGAGCGTTATCCTGACGTGGTGTTCCGTAAAACCCGCGAGCATTAA
- the yghU gene encoding glutathione-dependent disulfide-bond oxidoreductase, with protein MSDKEYQPAKVWSENKALGGTWGSINRPTAGARFDAELPVGKHPLQLYSMGTPNGQKVTILLEELLALNVQGAEYDAHLIRIGDSDQFSSGFVALNPNSKIPALLDTTTVPGTRVFESGAILLYLAEKFGHFLPKDPAARTETLNWLFWLQGAAPYLGGGFGHFYAYAPVKIEYAIDRFTMEAKRQLDLLDQQLAKHRYIAGDDYTIADMAVWPWYGALVKGLMYEAAEFIDAASYKNLLRWTDEVAARPAVKRGRVVNRTWGPENEQLAERHDAQDFAKLGL; from the coding sequence ATGAGCGATAAAGAGTATCAGCCAGCAAAAGTCTGGAGCGAAAACAAAGCCCTCGGCGGCACCTGGGGCAGCATCAACCGCCCGACTGCGGGTGCGCGCTTTGACGCCGAGCTGCCGGTCGGCAAGCACCCGCTACAGCTCTATTCGATGGGCACGCCGAACGGTCAGAAGGTGACTATCCTGCTGGAAGAGCTGCTGGCGTTAAACGTGCAGGGCGCGGAGTATGACGCGCACCTGATCCGCATCGGCGACAGCGACCAGTTCTCCTCCGGTTTTGTCGCGCTGAACCCGAACTCGAAAATCCCGGCGCTGCTCGACACCACCACCGTTCCCGGTACCCGCGTATTTGAGTCCGGCGCTATCCTGCTTTACCTCGCCGAGAAGTTTGGCCACTTCCTGCCGAAAGACCCGGCAGCGCGCACCGAAACGCTGAACTGGCTGTTCTGGCTGCAGGGCGCTGCGCCTTACCTGGGCGGTGGCTTTGGCCACTTCTACGCCTATGCACCGGTGAAAATCGAATACGCTATCGACCGCTTCACCATGGAAGCCAAGCGACAGCTCGACCTGCTCGACCAGCAGCTGGCGAAGCATCGTTATATTGCCGGGGATGATTACACGATTGCCGATATGGCGGTGTGGCCGTGGTACGGCGCGCTGGTGAAGGGGCTGATGTATGAGGCGGCGGAGTTTATTGATGCAGCATCGTACAAAAATCTGCTGCGCTGGACCGACGAAGTGGCAGCCCGCCCGGCGGTAAAACGCGGCCGCGTGGTTAACCGCACCTGGGGCCCGGAGAACGAGCAGCTGGCGGAGCGCCACGACGCGCAGGACTTTGCTAAGCTGGGGCTGTAA
- a CDS encoding TatD family hydrolase, which yields MTMRFVDTHCHFDFPPFVGDEAASLARAAAAGVEKIIAVGVSAQRFAGVLALAKQHDAVYAALGMHPMAIAEHGEPQLAALEQQLKSRPPKLVAIGEIGLDLFIENPQFERQQALLDAQLRLARDYDLPVILHSRRTHDKLALHLRRIALPRRGVVHGFAGSEQQALAFIRAGYSIGVGGTITYERASKTRNTLARLPLSSLLLETDSPDMPLQGFQGQPNRPERVKEVWQALCELRPESPEQIAETLRQNTRTLFGL from the coding sequence ATGACAATGCGTTTTGTCGATACCCACTGTCACTTTGATTTTCCGCCGTTTGTCGGTGACGAGGCCGCCAGCCTGGCGCGTGCCGCCGCTGCCGGGGTGGAGAAGATCATTGCGGTGGGCGTGTCGGCGCAGCGCTTTGCCGGCGTGCTGGCGCTGGCAAAGCAGCATGACGCTGTCTATGCCGCGCTGGGCATGCACCCGATGGCGATTGCCGAACACGGTGAGCCGCAGCTGGCAGCGCTGGAGCAGCAGCTAAAATCACGCCCGCCAAAGCTTGTGGCGATCGGGGAGATCGGCCTCGATCTGTTTATCGAAAACCCGCAGTTTGAACGCCAGCAGGCGCTGCTGGATGCGCAGCTGCGGCTGGCGCGTGATTACGATCTGCCGGTGATCCTGCATTCGCGCCGCACCCATGACAAACTGGCGCTGCACCTGCGGCGCATTGCGCTGCCGCGCCGTGGCGTGGTGCACGGCTTTGCCGGCAGCGAACAGCAGGCGCTGGCCTTTATTCGCGCCGGATATTCTATTGGCGTCGGTGGCACCATCACCTATGAACGCGCCAGCAAAACCCGCAATACCCTTGCCCGCCTGCCGCTCTCTTCGCTGCTGCTGGAAACCGACTCCCCCGATATGCCGCTGCAGGGCTTTCAAGGCCAGCCCAACCGCCCGGAACGGGTAAAAGAGGTGTGGCAGGCCCTGTGTGAACTGCGCCCCGAATCCCCTGAGCAAATTGCTGAAACCCTGCGCCAAAACACCCGCACGCTCTTTGGCCTGTGA
- a CDS encoding DUF1328 domain-containing protein — protein sequence MFRWGIIFLIIALIAAALGFGGLAGTAAWAAKIVFVVGIIIFLVSLFTGRKKL from the coding sequence ATGTTTCGTTGGGGTATTATCTTCCTGATTATCGCACTGATTGCAGCTGCGTTAGGGTTTGGTGGTCTGGCTGGTACAGCAGCATGGGCAGCAAAAATTGTCTTCGTTGTCGGTATCATTATCTTCCTGGTCAGCCTGTTTACCGGTCGTAAAAAACTCTAG
- a CDS encoding patatin-like phospholipase family protein, with amino-acid sequence MGIRIPITLGNIEPLALKPFTPGRIALVCEGGGQRGIFTAGVLDEFQRAHFNPFDLMLGTSAGAQNLSAFVCAQPGYARRVITRYTTSKLFFDPMRFVRGGHLIDLDWLVDITRSEFPLALSAAEKMFADGREFYMCACRSDDYTPSYFAPTADNWHDIIKASSAIPGFYRPGVDLAGVSYLDGGIRDAIPVREAARRGADTIVVIRTVPSQMTYTPQWLKRVERWLSEGALQPLINIMQVHEESYHQIQSFIDNPPDNLRIIEIYPPRPLASMALGSRVASLNKDYHLGRRCGRYFLATVGQWLNGGDSVVRRHIVVPPAPVANEPDRQGIILDPLVGNETDYDKGSLA; translated from the coding sequence TTGGGCATACGCATCCCGATAACCCTCGGCAATATCGAGCCGCTGGCGTTAAAACCTTTCACCCCGGGCAGAATTGCTCTGGTGTGCGAAGGGGGTGGGCAGCGCGGTATCTTCACCGCGGGAGTGCTGGATGAGTTTCAGCGTGCTCACTTCAATCCTTTCGACCTGATGCTCGGCACCTCCGCCGGGGCACAAAACCTTTCCGCTTTCGTCTGCGCACAGCCCGGCTACGCGCGGCGCGTCATCACCCGCTACACCACCAGTAAACTGTTTTTTGACCCGATGCGCTTTGTGCGCGGTGGTCATTTGATCGATCTCGACTGGCTGGTGGATATTACCCGTTCTGAGTTCCCGCTGGCGCTCAGCGCTGCCGAAAAAATGTTTGCTGACGGGCGCGAATTTTATATGTGCGCCTGCCGTAGCGACGACTACACCCCAAGCTACTTCGCGCCGACGGCGGATAACTGGCACGACATTATTAAAGCCTCCAGCGCTATTCCCGGTTTTTATCGCCCCGGGGTGGATCTGGCGGGCGTCAGCTATCTGGACGGCGGTATTCGGGATGCGATCCCGGTGCGTGAAGCGGCGCGGCGCGGGGCAGATACCATTGTGGTGATCCGCACGGTCCCCTCTCAGATGACCTATACTCCGCAGTGGCTGAAGCGCGTGGAGCGCTGGCTGAGTGAGGGCGCTTTGCAGCCGCTGATCAACATTATGCAGGTGCACGAAGAGAGCTATCACCAAATCCAGAGCTTTATCGATAACCCGCCGGATAATCTGCGCATTATTGAGATCTACCCGCCACGCCCGCTCGCCAGTATGGCACTCGGCAGCCGGGTCGCCTCACTGAATAAAGATTATCATCTGGGCCGCCGCTGCGGGCGTTACTTCCTCGCCACCGTCGGCCAGTGGCTGAATGGCGGTGACAGCGTGGTGCGTCGCCATATTGTGGTGCCTCCTGCGCCGGTGGCGAATGAGCCGGATCGCCAGGGGATTATTCTCGACCCGCTGGTGGGTAATGAAACCGATTACGATAAAGGATCGCTGGCATGA
- the deoC gene encoding deoxyribose-phosphate aldolase: protein MSDVKTQALRALQLMDLTTLNDDDTDAKVIALCHQAKSPAGNTAAICIYPRFIPIARKTLREQGTPDIRIATVTNFPHGNDDIDIALAETRAAIAYGADEVDVVFPYRALIAGNETVGFELVKACKDACSAANVLLKVIIETGELKEEALIRKASEIAIKAGADFIKTSTGKVPVNATPEVAEIMMRVIAEQGVKQQVGFKPAGGVRTADDAAIYLKLADDILGAGWADARHFRFGASSLLASLLNAAGHSGATSDSKY from the coding sequence ATGTCCGATGTAAAAACTCAGGCGCTGCGCGCGCTGCAGCTGATGGATCTCACCACCCTGAACGACGATGACACCGATGCGAAAGTGATCGCGCTGTGCCATCAGGCGAAATCCCCGGCCGGAAACACCGCCGCCATCTGCATCTACCCGCGCTTTATCCCGATTGCGCGTAAAACGCTGCGCGAGCAGGGTACCCCGGATATCCGCATCGCTACCGTCACCAACTTCCCACACGGTAACGACGATATTGATATCGCGCTGGCGGAAACCCGTGCTGCTATCGCTTACGGCGCGGACGAAGTGGACGTGGTATTCCCGTACCGTGCGCTGATTGCCGGTAATGAAACCGTCGGCTTCGAGCTGGTAAAAGCCTGTAAAGATGCCTGCTCTGCGGCAAACGTGCTGTTAAAAGTGATTATTGAAACCGGTGAGCTGAAAGAGGAAGCGCTGATCCGTAAAGCCTCCGAAATTGCCATCAAAGCGGGTGCGGACTTTATCAAAACCTCGACCGGTAAAGTGCCGGTCAATGCGACGCCAGAAGTCGCAGAGATTATGATGCGCGTGATTGCCGAGCAGGGCGTGAAGCAGCAGGTGGGCTTTAAGCCTGCTGGCGGCGTGCGCACCGCTGACGATGCGGCGATCTACCTCAAGCTGGCCGATGACATCCTGGGGGCGGGGTGGGCCGATGCGCGCCATTTCCGCTTTGGCGCTTCCAGCCTGTTAGCCAGCCTGCTGAACGCGGCAGGGCACAGCGGTGCAACCAGCGACAGCAAATATTAA
- a CDS encoding DNA-3-methyladenine glycosylase I, producing MDNVDLAASGLTLSADGRTCCAWQPAMPHYHDSEWGRVVVDDILLFEKVCLEGFLSGMSWKMIYNKRDNFRRAFAGFDFRQVARFDDEDIARLMADKGIVRNRAKILSTINNAQRAIELVDEAGSLAAWFWQFEPAADQRPAQVDLAYWQTVKTCPEAQAMSKALKKRGWTWVGPVATYSLMQALGLVNDHLAGCCIRAECEAERSAAIRPS from the coding sequence ATGGATAACGTGGATCTTGCCGCTTCAGGGCTGACCCTAAGCGCAGACGGGCGCACCTGCTGTGCCTGGCAGCCTGCCATGCCGCATTACCACGATAGCGAGTGGGGGCGGGTGGTGGTGGATGACATCCTACTGTTTGAAAAAGTGTGCCTGGAAGGATTTCTCTCCGGCATGTCGTGGAAGATGATTTATAACAAGCGCGATAACTTCCGCCGGGCGTTTGCCGGCTTTGATTTTCGTCAGGTGGCGCGCTTCGACGATGAGGATATCGCCCGGCTGATGGCGGATAAGGGCATCGTGCGCAACCGCGCTAAAATCCTCTCGACCATTAATAATGCGCAGCGGGCCATCGAGCTGGTGGACGAAGCGGGTTCGCTGGCGGCGTGGTTCTGGCAGTTTGAGCCTGCGGCGGACCAGCGCCCGGCGCAGGTTGACCTGGCGTACTGGCAGACGGTGAAAACCTGCCCGGAAGCGCAGGCGATGTCAAAAGCGCTAAAAAAACGCGGCTGGACGTGGGTGGGGCCGGTGGCGACCTACTCGCTGATGCAGGCGCTCGGGCTGGTGAACGATCATCTGGCAGGCTGCTGCATTCGGGCCGAGTGCGAGGCCGAACGATCGGCTGCGATAAGACCGTCCTGA
- the osmY gene encoding molecular chaperone OsmY, with the protein MINTKIAKTLMAVMVGSVLAGGSAMAADTMTGKAESTADSAGSKIDSSMKKVGGYMDDSGVTAKVKAALVDDEAIKSTDISVETHSGVVTLNGFVTSQDQAEKAVAVAGKVEGVKSVSDKLHVKDSTKQTMKGYAGDTATTSEIKAKLLADDIVPSRNVKVETTNGVVQLSGTVKTQAQSERAEGIAKAIDGVKSVKNDLVVKS; encoded by the coding sequence ATGATCAACACTAAGATTGCAAAAACTCTGATGGCGGTAATGGTAGGTTCGGTACTGGCTGGTGGCTCTGCGATGGCAGCGGACACTATGACGGGCAAAGCGGAGTCTACCGCCGACAGCGCGGGTTCGAAAATCGATAGCTCAATGAAAAAAGTCGGTGGCTACATGGACGACAGCGGCGTAACGGCGAAGGTGAAAGCAGCCCTGGTCGATGACGAAGCGATTAAAAGTACCGATATTTCTGTCGAAACCCACAGTGGCGTTGTCACTCTGAACGGCTTCGTGACTTCCCAGGACCAGGCCGAGAAGGCTGTAGCGGTCGCGGGTAAAGTTGAAGGCGTGAAATCGGTTAGCGACAAACTACACGTAAAAGACAGCACTAAGCAGACAATGAAAGGTTACGCTGGAGATACGGCAACAACCTCTGAAATTAAAGCTAAACTGTTAGCAGATGACATCGTACCGTCACGTAATGTGAAAGTGGAAACCACCAATGGCGTGGTGCAGCTGTCCGGTACGGTGAAAACGCAGGCGCAGTCAGAACGCGCTGAAGGTATTGCCAAGGCCATTGATGGCGTGAAAAGTGTTAAAAACGATTTAGTGGTTAAATCGTAA